A part of Jiangella alba genomic DNA contains:
- a CDS encoding DUF1906 domain-containing protein, whose amino-acid sequence MTRRRHTVIAAAVLFAATSVTAAAPVGAADARVPEPTIATGLGFDTCTAPSVAALDAWWGTSPYTTVNIYFGGINRGCRQPNLTPSWVQTVSGMGWGLLPTYMGHQPVCMLGNKEHRFTEGDATAIGTANAQDAIAQAQHLGLLPGSALYADVEHYDRRDTSCVTAVRRYVSAWTTTLHDAGYLAGVYVHQDSGLRDLSAVYDSPDYARPDAVWMARWDGNPALTGWPTAPDSQWANHQRAKQYRGDHTETHGGVTLNIDSDALDAPIATVAGR is encoded by the coding sequence ATGACCCGGAGACGACACACGGTCATCGCCGCCGCCGTCCTGTTCGCCGCCACCTCCGTCACCGCCGCCGCGCCGGTGGGCGCCGCCGACGCGCGCGTCCCCGAGCCCACCATCGCCACCGGTCTCGGGTTCGACACCTGCACCGCGCCGTCCGTCGCCGCGCTCGACGCGTGGTGGGGCACGTCGCCGTACACCACCGTCAACATCTACTTCGGCGGCATCAACCGCGGCTGCCGCCAGCCGAACCTGACGCCGTCGTGGGTGCAGACGGTCAGCGGCATGGGCTGGGGCCTGCTGCCCACGTACATGGGCCACCAGCCCGTCTGCATGCTCGGCAACAAGGAGCACCGGTTCACCGAGGGCGACGCCACGGCCATCGGCACCGCGAACGCGCAGGACGCCATCGCGCAGGCCCAGCACCTCGGGCTGCTGCCGGGCAGCGCGCTGTACGCCGACGTCGAGCACTACGACCGCCGCGACACCTCGTGCGTCACCGCGGTCCGCCGCTACGTCTCGGCGTGGACGACGACGCTGCACGACGCCGGCTACCTGGCCGGGGTGTACGTGCACCAGGACTCCGGCCTGCGCGACCTCTCCGCCGTCTACGACTCCCCCGACTACGCTCGCCCGGACGCCGTCTGGATGGCCCGCTGGGACGGCAACCCGGCGCTCACCGGCTGGCCCACCGCGCCGGACAGCCAGTGGGCGAACCACCAGCGGGCCAAGCAGTACCGCGGCGACCACACCGAGACGCACGGCGGCGTCACGCTGAACATCGACAGCGACGCGCTCGACGCGCCCATCGCCACGGTCGCAGGTCGGTAA
- a CDS encoding GNAT family N-acetyltransferase, producing MINAAAVATTPTLTGPRIRLVPLGPEHAEAVFTSLQEPESNRLTGTHQTFTRAAIDAYCASRADQDDRLDWAIEDVATGQYAGGVSVNEVDADNETAGFRIDLVESHRGRGLGPEAIELMLAHLFDEVGVYRVGLEVYAFNPRAQRSYEKVGFVVEGRERGALLWDGERVDAVLMGLLRDEWKARHTS from the coding sequence GTGATCAACGCAGCCGCCGTCGCGACCACCCCCACCCTCACCGGCCCGCGCATCCGGCTGGTCCCGCTCGGCCCCGAGCACGCCGAGGCGGTGTTCACGTCGCTGCAGGAGCCCGAGTCGAACCGGCTCACCGGCACCCACCAGACGTTCACCCGCGCGGCCATCGACGCGTACTGCGCCAGCCGGGCCGACCAGGACGACCGCCTCGACTGGGCCATCGAGGACGTCGCCACCGGTCAGTACGCGGGCGGCGTCTCCGTCAACGAGGTCGACGCCGACAACGAGACCGCCGGTTTCCGCATCGACCTCGTCGAGAGCCACCGCGGCCGCGGGCTGGGCCCCGAGGCGATCGAGCTCATGCTCGCCCACTTGTTCGACGAGGTCGGGGTGTACCGCGTCGGGCTCGAGGTGTACGCCTTCAACCCGCGGGCGCAGCGCTCCTACGAGAAGGTCGGGTTCGTCGTCGAAGGACGGGAGCGTGGGGCGCTGCTCTGGGACGGTGAGCGGGTCGACGCCGTGCTCATGGGCCTGCTCCGCGACGAATGGAAGGCCCGCCACACGTCCTGA
- a CDS encoding FtsX-like permease family protein: MFGLAVRTLRYRKGAFVAAFVAMVLGAAMVMACGGLMETGIRTAVPPQQLAGADVVVAGEHRYDIPGTDEYAVLPERVRVDDDLVATVAAVDGVATAEGRVLDEPAPSGMVDAIAVTAAPGIGAAELRERIGAALDGTATTTLTGDDRGLAELPEARASSEDLISLAGVFGGWAIMVSMFGVASMLALSIQQRGRELALLRATGATPGQLRRMVLGETLLLSVVTTALALVPGHYLGRFLFERMTDAGVVPAGVEFRQGWIPVVTAVGAALLAAVGGALVAGRRAAAVRPTQALAEAALEQRTMGAWRWVFGLLALSGGIALGVVTLTVMSGPLTSSTAGPAVILWAIGLALLSPVLTRAMTVLLQWPVRAVAGVSGHLAVLNARGRTGRTAAVVTPIIMLTGIATGTLYLQSTEDAVNRDAFAGGLVADAVVTSSAPADDALVDRIAALPGVAGASQLVRSSGFVEVPRDRSQSDEGWTLQGVTPGGAAATTPVTTVDGALTDLTGDTVALDAGHARSLGVGVGDELTLRLGDGATATVRVAATFDAADDYDTLLLPADLLAAHTTAGGAHEVLVAADDGAASAVVAELRELAAATPGLAVADRDALFDEYGDQQRTLAFANYTIVLMIVAYAAISVINVLSASTGARRREFGLQRLTGATRSQVLRMVGVEGLLVAAVGITLGTLASVATLVPFSLARADQLTPSGSPLIYLSVVAVALGLTLTATLLPAWQVLRQRAAAAAATAD; the protein is encoded by the coding sequence ATGTTCGGTCTGGCGGTGCGGACCCTGCGGTATCGCAAGGGCGCGTTCGTGGCGGCGTTCGTGGCGATGGTGCTCGGCGCCGCGATGGTCATGGCCTGCGGCGGGCTGATGGAGACCGGCATCCGCACGGCGGTGCCCCCGCAGCAGCTGGCCGGCGCTGACGTCGTCGTGGCGGGGGAGCACCGCTACGACATCCCCGGCACCGACGAGTACGCGGTGCTGCCCGAGCGGGTGCGCGTCGACGACGACCTGGTCGCGACGGTCGCCGCCGTCGACGGCGTGGCCACGGCCGAGGGGCGGGTGCTGGACGAGCCGGCGCCGTCCGGCATGGTCGACGCCATCGCGGTGACGGCCGCGCCCGGCATCGGCGCCGCGGAACTGCGTGAGCGGATCGGCGCCGCGCTCGACGGCACCGCCACGACGACGCTCACCGGCGACGACCGCGGCCTGGCCGAGCTGCCCGAGGCGCGGGCCAGCAGCGAGGACCTGATCTCGCTGGCCGGCGTGTTCGGCGGCTGGGCGATCATGGTCTCGATGTTCGGCGTCGCGTCGATGCTGGCGCTGTCGATCCAGCAGCGCGGCCGCGAGCTGGCGCTCTTGCGGGCCACCGGCGCGACGCCCGGCCAGCTGCGCCGCATGGTGCTCGGCGAGACGCTGCTGCTGTCGGTGGTCACCACCGCGCTGGCCCTGGTCCCGGGCCACTACCTGGGCCGCTTCCTGTTCGAGCGGATGACCGACGCCGGTGTCGTGCCCGCCGGGGTGGAGTTCCGGCAGGGCTGGATCCCGGTGGTGACGGCGGTCGGCGCGGCGTTGCTCGCGGCCGTCGGCGGCGCACTGGTCGCCGGGCGCCGGGCGGCCGCCGTCCGGCCCACCCAGGCGCTGGCCGAGGCCGCCTTGGAACAGCGGACGATGGGCGCGTGGCGCTGGGTGTTCGGCCTGCTGGCGCTGAGCGGCGGCATCGCGCTGGGCGTCGTCACGCTGACGGTGATGAGCGGGCCGCTGACGTCCAGCACGGCCGGCCCGGCGGTCATCCTGTGGGCGATCGGACTGGCGCTGCTCAGCCCGGTGCTGACCCGTGCCATGACCGTGCTGCTGCAGTGGCCGGTGCGGGCCGTCGCCGGCGTCTCGGGGCACCTGGCCGTGCTCAACGCCCGCGGCCGCACGGGCCGCACGGCCGCCGTCGTCACCCCGATCATCATGCTCACCGGCATCGCCACCGGCACGCTGTACCTGCAGTCCACCGAGGACGCGGTCAACCGCGACGCGTTCGCCGGCGGGCTGGTCGCCGACGCCGTCGTCACGTCGTCCGCACCGGCCGACGACGCGCTGGTGGACCGCATCGCCGCGCTGCCCGGCGTCGCCGGCGCCTCCCAGCTGGTCCGTAGCAGCGGCTTCGTCGAGGTACCGCGCGACCGCTCGCAGAGCGACGAGGGCTGGACGCTGCAGGGCGTCACGCCCGGCGGCGCGGCGGCGACCACCCCGGTCACGACGGTGGACGGCGCGCTCACCGATCTCACCGGCGACACCGTCGCGCTCGACGCCGGCCACGCGCGGTCGCTCGGCGTGGGCGTCGGCGACGAGCTGACGCTGCGGCTCGGCGACGGGGCGACGGCGACGGTCCGGGTGGCCGCGACGTTCGACGCCGCCGACGACTACGACACGCTGCTGCTGCCGGCGGACCTGCTGGCGGCGCACACGACCGCCGGTGGCGCGCACGAGGTGCTCGTCGCCGCGGACGACGGCGCAGCGTCGGCCGTGGTCGCCGAGCTGCGCGAGCTGGCCGCGGCGACGCCCGGCCTCGCCGTGGCCGACCGCGACGCGCTGTTCGACGAGTACGGCGACCAGCAGCGCACGCTCGCCTTCGCCAACTACACCATCGTCCTCATGATCGTGGCGTACGCCGCCATCTCGGTGATCAACGTGCTGTCGGCCAGCACCGGCGCGCGGCGGCGCGAGTTCGGGCTGCAGCGGCTCACCGGCGCCACCCGCTCCCAGGTGCTGCGCATGGTCGGTGTCGAGGGCCTGCTGGTGGCGGCGGTCGGCATCACGCTCGGCACCCTCGCCTCGGTCGCGACGCTGGTCCCGTTCAGCCTCGCGCGGGCCGACCAGCTGACGCCGTCGGGGTCGCCGCTGATCTACCTGAGTGTGGTGGCGGTCGCGCTGGGCCTGACGCTGACGGCGACGCTGCTGCCGGCCTGGCAGGTGCTGCGGCAGCGGGCCGCGGCCGCCGCCGCGACGGCGGACTAG
- a CDS encoding VOC family protein codes for MAVLREIVVDCEHAPSLARFWAAVLDDYDVLPYDDAEVARLAALGLTPETDPTVAVGGPGPTLFFQQVPERKTVKNRVHLEVEAPDRAAEVERLLALGASVYAVRERWTTLLDPEGNEFCVADAG; via the coding sequence ATGGCCGTTCTGCGTGAGATCGTCGTCGACTGTGAGCACGCGCCGAGCCTGGCCCGGTTCTGGGCCGCGGTGCTCGACGACTACGACGTCCTGCCCTACGACGACGCCGAGGTGGCGCGGCTGGCGGCGCTCGGCCTCACCCCCGAGACCGACCCGACGGTGGCCGTCGGCGGCCCCGGCCCGACACTGTTCTTCCAGCAGGTGCCCGAGCGCAAGACCGTGAAGAACCGCGTGCACCTGGAGGTCGAGGCGCCCGACCGCGCCGCCGAGGTGGAGCGGCTGCTGGCCCTCGGGGCCTCCGTCTACGCCGTCCGCGAGCGGTGGACCACGTTGCTCGACCCCGAGGGCAACGAGTTCTGCGTGGCCGACGCGGGGTGA
- a CDS encoding MFS transporter: protein MSAEPPFPPPGFRRFWAGEAVSGLGSYVTLLALQTLVVLDLGGGAAQVGWVSSARWLPYLVAGLAVGALVDRVRRRPVMITSDLVRAAMLLVIPAAWAADVLTFPLLVVVVAGFGAASLVNDAASMAFVPRLVPRVHLQRAHARIDGVDAVAQTAGPALGGLLVRLVGAPLAVLADAVTYVFSAVMVATTRVDEPRARAGGPVPNLRREIAEGVRWVYGPSGLARLAVATHVWFAANAVVSAVLPVWALRELGLSPAVFGLTTAAAGVGGLLGASVSTAAGRRLGTGGAIIAAHAVTTVAVVATVSAGAGTGTVLAPVLLGVGQGLYGFAIGLSNSHEMTYRQALTPDALQARTNTTMRSFNRAVIVVVSPLAGLLADRLGLVPALVAAVVVFTAVVLMLLASPFRHARV from the coding sequence GTGAGCGCCGAGCCGCCGTTCCCGCCGCCGGGGTTCCGGCGGTTCTGGGCCGGCGAGGCCGTCTCGGGGCTGGGCAGCTACGTCACGCTGCTGGCGCTGCAGACGCTCGTGGTGCTCGACCTCGGCGGCGGCGCCGCGCAGGTGGGCTGGGTGAGCTCGGCGCGCTGGCTGCCCTACCTCGTGGCCGGGCTGGCGGTGGGCGCGCTCGTGGACCGGGTGCGACGGCGCCCGGTCATGATCACCAGCGACCTGGTCCGGGCCGCGATGCTGCTGGTGATCCCGGCCGCGTGGGCCGCCGACGTGCTGACGTTCCCGCTGCTCGTGGTCGTGGTGGCCGGTTTCGGCGCGGCCTCACTGGTGAACGACGCCGCCTCGATGGCGTTCGTGCCGCGGCTCGTGCCACGTGTGCACCTGCAGCGGGCGCACGCCCGCATCGACGGCGTCGACGCGGTGGCGCAGACGGCCGGGCCCGCGCTGGGCGGGTTGCTGGTGCGGCTGGTCGGCGCGCCGCTGGCGGTCCTCGCCGACGCGGTCACCTATGTGTTCTCGGCGGTCATGGTGGCGACGACCCGCGTGGACGAGCCGCGTGCGAGGGCCGGTGGCCCGGTGCCGAACCTGCGGCGCGAGATCGCCGAGGGGGTCCGCTGGGTGTACGGCCCGTCCGGTCTGGCGCGGCTGGCCGTCGCGACCCACGTGTGGTTCGCCGCGAACGCGGTGGTGTCCGCGGTGCTCCCGGTCTGGGCGCTGCGCGAGCTCGGGCTGTCCCCGGCGGTCTTCGGCCTCACGACCGCCGCGGCCGGCGTGGGCGGCCTGCTCGGCGCCTCGGTGAGCACCGCCGCCGGCCGCCGGCTCGGCACCGGCGGGGCGATCATCGCCGCTCACGCCGTCACCACCGTCGCCGTCGTGGCGACGGTGAGCGCCGGCGCGGGCACCGGGACCGTCCTCGCGCCGGTGCTCCTCGGCGTCGGACAGGGGTTGTACGGCTTCGCGATCGGGCTCAGCAACTCGCACGAGATGACCTACCGGCAGGCGCTGACCCCGGACGCCCTGCAGGCGCGGACCAACACGACGATGCGGTCCTTCAACCGGGCCGTCATCGTGGTGGTCTCGCCGCTCGCCGGGCTGCTCGCGGACCGGCTGGGGCTGGTGCCCGCGCTGGTGGCGGCCGTGGTGGTCTTCACCGCTGTCGTGCTCATGCTGCTGGCGTCGCCGTTCCGGCACGCCCGGGTCTGA
- a CDS encoding glycoside hydrolase domain-containing protein, protein MSRWSGTVSRAAAAAVGAALVVATLTTPAGGYPATPGTYPSGSSATVATGRGFDTCTAPSLAALQAWRASPFRTVNIYFGGVNRGCTQPNLTASWVRSATAAGWRLLPTYFGRQPSCMLGTKPYRYTSGTAGSYGISDAQDAVAQARALGLLPGSALYADVEHFDRTNADCVLAVRRYVSAWTVTVHQSGYLAGVYVHQDSGLPTLSGSYGSASWARPDAVWMARWDGNAALTGWPTAPNTQWANHQRAKQYRGDHTETHGGVTLNIDSDALDAPVATVAQTFRVTGATALNARTGPSTAYPVTRSIAPGASVAVICQGLGQRVGSSGVWDRLTDGSWVADYYVSTPSSTTFSSALPKCTYPGQVTSTTPLIARGGPGTNYAAVGAALQPGALAYVMCQSVGSLVGTSRVWNRMDDGRWVSDYFVGNQSSHTWSAPVPRCP, encoded by the coding sequence ATGAGCCGCTGGTCGGGCACTGTCAGCAGAGCGGCCGCTGCCGCCGTCGGCGCGGCGCTGGTCGTCGCCACGCTCACCACGCCGGCCGGCGGTTATCCGGCCACGCCGGGCACCTACCCGAGCGGGTCGTCGGCCACCGTCGCCACCGGGCGCGGCTTCGACACCTGCACCGCGCCGTCGCTGGCGGCGCTGCAGGCCTGGCGCGCGTCGCCGTTCCGGACGGTCAACATCTACTTCGGCGGCGTGAACCGCGGCTGCACGCAGCCCAACCTCACCGCCTCCTGGGTCCGTAGCGCGACGGCGGCCGGCTGGCGGCTGCTGCCGACGTACTTCGGGCGGCAGCCGTCCTGCATGCTCGGCACGAAGCCGTACCGGTACACGTCCGGCACCGCGGGCTCCTACGGGATCTCGGACGCGCAGGACGCCGTCGCCCAGGCGCGAGCCTTGGGCCTGCTGCCGGGCAGCGCGCTCTACGCCGACGTCGAGCACTTCGACCGCACGAACGCCGACTGCGTCCTCGCGGTCCGCCGCTACGTCTCGGCCTGGACGGTCACCGTCCATCAGTCCGGCTACCTGGCCGGTGTGTACGTGCACCAGGACTCCGGCCTGCCCACGCTGTCCGGCTCGTACGGCTCGGCCAGCTGGGCCCGTCCGGACGCCGTCTGGATGGCGCGCTGGGACGGCAACGCAGCGCTCACCGGCTGGCCCACCGCGCCCAACACCCAGTGGGCGAACCACCAGCGGGCCAAGCAGTACCGCGGCGACCACACCGAGACGCACGGCGGCGTCACGCTGAACATCGACAGCGACGCGCTCGACGCGCCCGTGGCGACGGTCGCGCAGACCTTCCGCGTCACCGGTGCGACGGCGCTCAACGCCCGCACCGGGCCGTCGACGGCCTACCCCGTCACCCGCAGCATCGCGCCCGGGGCGTCGGTCGCGGTGATCTGCCAGGGGCTCGGGCAGCGGGTCGGCAGCAGCGGCGTATGGGACCGGCTCACCGACGGCTCCTGGGTGGCCGACTACTACGTGTCGACGCCGTCGAGCACCACGTTCTCCAGCGCCCTGCCCAAGTGCACCTACCCCGGCCAGGTGACGAGCACGACGCCGCTGATCGCACGGGGCGGGCCGGGCACGAACTACGCCGCCGTCGGCGCGGCACTGCAGCCGGGCGCGCTGGCGTACGTCATGTGCCAGTCGGTCGGCTCGCTGGTCGGGACGAGCCGGGTCTGGAACCGGATGGACGACGGACGCTGGGTCAGCGACTACTTCGTCGGCAACCAGTCGTCGCACACGTGGAGCGCGCCGGTGCCGCGCTGCCCGTGA
- a CDS encoding YegP family protein encodes MAGKFELYKDKSDQYRFRLKAGNGEVIAVGEAYTTKSGALNGIDSIRRNAVDAEVDDQTD; translated from the coding sequence ATGGCTGGGAAGTTCGAGCTCTACAAGGACAAGTCCGACCAGTACCGCTTCCGCCTGAAGGCCGGCAACGGCGAGGTCATCGCCGTCGGCGAGGCGTACACCACGAAGAGCGGCGCGCTCAACGGCATCGACTCCATCCGGCGCAACGCCGTCGACGCGGAGGTCGACGACCAGACCGACTGA
- a CDS encoding zinc-binding dehydrogenase — MRAMRYERFRERPVVLDVAEPACPPGGAVIRVEATGLCRSDWHGWMGHDDDIALPHVPGHELAGVLAEVGPDVAAQGWRPGERVTVPFVCACGSCEQCRAGDHQVCERQTQPGFTHWGSFAEFVAIEHAAVNLVRLPDAVGFATAAGLGCRFATAYRAVVQQGRVAPGEWVAVHGCGGLGLSAVMIAAAHGARVVAVDVAAPALELARSVGAAVAVDASDGTDVVAAVREATGGGAHLSLDALGSTATFQNSVRGLRRRGRHVQAGLLVAEHASQSVTMGPVVGTELELLGSHGMAAHHYPAMLAEIAAGTLRPDLLLGRELSLEDGVDALLAMSDGSPTGVTVLRPNGPFAGT; from the coding sequence GTGCGCGCGATGAGGTACGAGAGGTTTCGCGAGCGGCCGGTCGTCCTCGACGTCGCCGAGCCGGCCTGCCCGCCCGGCGGCGCCGTCATCAGGGTCGAGGCCACCGGGCTGTGCCGCAGCGACTGGCACGGCTGGATGGGCCACGACGACGACATCGCCCTGCCGCACGTGCCCGGCCACGAACTGGCCGGCGTGCTCGCGGAGGTCGGGCCGGACGTCGCCGCTCAGGGCTGGCGGCCGGGCGAGCGCGTCACCGTCCCGTTCGTCTGCGCGTGCGGCAGCTGCGAGCAGTGCCGGGCCGGCGACCACCAGGTGTGCGAGCGGCAGACGCAGCCGGGGTTCACCCACTGGGGCTCGTTCGCCGAGTTCGTCGCGATCGAGCACGCCGCGGTCAACCTCGTCCGGCTGCCCGACGCGGTCGGCTTCGCCACGGCGGCCGGGCTGGGCTGCCGGTTCGCGACGGCGTACCGCGCGGTGGTGCAGCAGGGCCGGGTCGCGCCCGGCGAGTGGGTCGCGGTGCACGGCTGCGGCGGGCTGGGGCTGTCCGCCGTCATGATCGCGGCGGCGCACGGCGCCCGGGTGGTCGCGGTCGACGTCGCCGCGCCGGCGCTGGAGCTGGCCCGGAGCGTGGGCGCCGCGGTCGCCGTCGACGCCAGCGACGGCACCGACGTCGTGGCCGCCGTACGCGAGGCCACCGGCGGCGGGGCACACCTGTCGCTCGACGCGCTGGGCAGCACGGCGACGTTCCAGAACTCGGTGCGCGGGCTGCGCCGCCGCGGCCGGCACGTCCAGGCCGGCCTGCTGGTGGCCGAGCACGCGAGCCAGTCGGTGACGATGGGGCCGGTCGTCGGGACCGAGCTGGAACTGCTGGGCAGCCACGGCATGGCGGCGCACCACTACCCGGCGATGCTGGCCGAGATCGCCGCCGGGACGCTGCGGCCGGACCTGCTGCTCGGCAGGGAACTGAGCCTCGAGGACGGCGTCGACGCGCTGCTGGCGATGTCGGACGGATCGCCGACCGGGGTGACCGTCCTCCGGCCGAACGGACCTTTCGCCGGCACCTGA